A single genomic interval of Chitinophaga sp. 180180018-3 harbors:
- a CDS encoding 5-formyltetrahydrofolate cyclo-ligase — MTTKKDIRKRYLELRLNLDAATVATLNEQLLVGVQQLDFNGIRLAHVFLPISEKNEVDTWQMVKWLREHQPAMSWALSRSDLKTGVMQHYLWKTNTILVKNKFGIPEPDHGEEVALHDIDLVFVPLLAFDRKGQRVGYGKGMYDRFLKQCRPDVRTIGLSFFGPVPVIENADAWDIPLHTVVTPDHIYHFK; from the coding sequence ATGACCACTAAAAAGGATATACGAAAACGATACCTGGAGCTGCGACTGAACCTGGATGCTGCTACTGTGGCCACGCTGAATGAACAACTGCTGGTCGGCGTACAGCAGCTGGACTTTAACGGCATCAGGCTGGCACATGTTTTCCTGCCAATTTCTGAAAAGAATGAAGTAGATACCTGGCAGATGGTGAAATGGTTGCGGGAGCACCAGCCGGCCATGAGCTGGGCTCTTTCCCGGTCGGATCTGAAAACCGGGGTAATGCAGCACTATCTCTGGAAAACCAATACCATCCTTGTTAAGAATAAATTTGGCATTCCTGAGCCTGACCATGGGGAAGAAGTGGCGCTGCATGATATAGACCTGGTGTTTGTACCTTTGCTGGCGTTTGACCGGAAAGGGCAACGGGTGGGCTATGGCAAGGGCATGTACGACCGCTTCCTGAAGCAATGCCGTCCGGATGTACGTACTATCGGATTATCTTTTTTTGGGCCGGTGCCGGTAATTGAAAATGCGGATGCCTGGGATATCCCACTACATACGGTGGTTACCCCGGATCATATTTATCATTTTAAATAA